Proteins co-encoded in one Aspergillus flavus chromosome 2, complete sequence genomic window:
- a CDS encoding 3-beta hydroxysteroid dehydrogenase family protein (unnamed protein product) yields MLFIILAACIAVLLYLYHVNRAIMAVPEEARRLCPHRWTVDEIKAAFEKVQDSPTDVAKSLPPKQSRRYIVVGGSGLVGNWIVSHLTMRGEDPAAIRILDLQTPRPEVLDQGVTFIKTNITDEQAVLSAFSQPWASSVADLPLTVFHNAAVIRPAERLKAFLPLCRNVNVGGTVNVLNAAKKSGATCMIATSSGSVCLRRFSFWVAPWTKTPEYLVQVVNDSSEVPKQHDHFFGNYAVAKAEAENIVRSADDPKSNFRTGCIRPVNGIYGVSDSAGSVTGNYLRTGGAPTWTYDVIHSWVNAENVSIAHLLYEQRLLEHTNSRSTLPNIGGQAFAVTDPNPPVIFDDIYLCLTTLAKTPAAFPHVPVMPFILMSYPIEWYAFLQQQYLPWLPKITGELAKLQPGLFAIANAHVIGDDSRARLSPEKGGLGYNPPINTLEGLCRELKAWNKKADMKSSS; encoded by the exons ATGCTGTTTATAATCCTGGCAGCATGCATTGCTGTGTTGCTCTACCTTTACCATGTTAATCGTGCTATAATGGCCGTTCCCGAGGAAGCTCGTCGTCTGTGCCCTCACCGCTGGACAGTCGATGAGATCAAGGCTGCTTTCGAAAAGGTTCAGGACTCTCCCACCGATGTAGCCAAAAGCCTTCCCCCAAAGCAATCTAGACGCTATATCGTTGTTGGTGGATCCG GCCTCGTTGGAAACTGGATTGTATCGCACCTTACCATGCGTGGCGAAGACCCAGCCGCTATCCGGATTTTGGATCTCCAGACTCCCCGACCTGAAGTTCTCGATCAGGGTGTCACCTTCATCAAGACGAACATCACCGATGAGCAGGCCGTCCTGAGCGCCTTCTCACAACCATGGGCCTCATCAGTCGCTGACCTGCCATTGACCGTATTCCACAACGCCGCAGTGATCCGACCCGCAGAACGCCTCAAGGCTTTCCTGCCTCTGTGCCGCAACGTAAACGTCGGCGGTACAGTGAACGTGCTCAACGCCGCCAAGAAATCCGGAGCAACCTGCATGATCGCAACGTCGTCTGGCTCCGTCTGTCTCCGCCGATTCTCGTTCTGGGTCGCTCCCTGGACAAAGACGCCCGAGTATCTCGTACAAGTCGTCAACGACTCAAGCGAAGTACCCAAGCAGCACGACCATTTCTTCGGAAACTACGCCGTCGCAAAAGCCGAAGCAGAGAACATCGTCCGTTCCGCAGACGACCCCAAATCCAACTTCCGAACCGGCTGCATCCGCCCCGTAAATGGAATCTACGGTGTCTCGGACTCCGCCGGCAGCGTCACAGGAAACTATCTTCGTACCGGAGGTGCCCCAAC CTGGACCTACGATGTAATTCACAGCTGGGTTAACGCCGAAAACGTCTCAATCGCCCATCTCCTCTACGAACAGCGTCTCCTCGAACACACGAATAGCCGCTCCACGCTCCCAAACATCGGTGGACAGGCCTTCGCCGTCACAGACCCCAACCCGCCCGTCATCTTCGATGACATCTACCTTTGCCTCACGACATTAGCAAAGACACCTGCCGCCTTCCCCCATGTTCCAGTCATGCCGTTTATCCTGATGTCTTATCCCATTGAATGGTATGCCTTcctgcagcagcagtatCTCCCCTGGCTTCCGAAGATCACGGGTGAGCTTGCTAAGCTGCAGCCGGGACTCTTTGCTATCGCCAACGCGCACGTCATTGGAGATGACTCGCGTGCGCGGTTGTCTCCTGAGAAGGGTGGGCTTGGGTATAATCCACCTATCAATACCCTAGAAGGGCTATGTAGGGAGCTTAAGGCGTGGAATAAGAAGGCGGACATgaagtcttcctcttga